Genomic window (Clarias gariepinus isolate MV-2021 ecotype Netherlands chromosome 4, CGAR_prim_01v2, whole genome shotgun sequence):
CACACTCACAGTACTCGCCACTGTAGTACTCCTCTGGGTTGTCCCTCTTCTTACATTCGCACTTgccgcacacacactcgccatTGTTGCTGCAGAGATCGGTGCCGTTGTCCTTGCGGCAGGTCTTCTCCAGGTCCTCGCTGGACACCTCGTCTTTCCAGCACTCACACTCTCGGCCAATACGATCCTTATTGCACCTACAAACGGGAAAACAATCTCAACATCTGTAGCAGCAGATCATTGCAgctttattatcatcatcaggcatttttgttttattactgattattaatgaaacatttaatGTGTCACTACTGATCTAACGTGCCTTGCTTTTATACACTTTTTGATTGCGGCTCACAGATTATAAATACTTTTGATATCCTTCAGAAATTAATCGAATCTAATGTATCTAGCTAATCATCCTATCCATCTATGTAAGATCCATGCTTTCTGACTGTCATCAATATTCATAAGCAAATATCACACAGTATAATACCAGTGTGCTGTGGATTTTTCAAATCTCATCAAAATTAAGGATCCCCccgccccccaaaaaaatctgtagtgtccgtaaccgtgtcaaattcatgttgcaatatcgaTCAATTTTGCATGGCAGAAGAATACACATTTTGATTGCTGATCACAAATTACAAATTCTTATAAACAAGATCCTTTGAGAATTAAATTGATCTAATCCAATTCATCTAGctaatctatctatccatccacccCATCCATTCATTTTGACAGTCATCAATATTCATAAGCAAATATCACACAGTAAAGAACACTAAtaattagtgatgggtcgttgacgaacaattcattctttttgaacgaatctttaacgtgactcaaaagaacgagtagtctcggagagtgattcgctcattttctactgggcgcgcatgcgcaaatcatcataaaacctctgtaggttatgtacatGGAACAGAAATGAGTAATTACCGTTGAGTCTTGTGTTCCAAATCGTTCGCTCTTTTGTCACacgactcccatagacgctatgcagcgCAAATGATTCAAAACATCAAACGATTCGGAAAAAAAgctatgagaggtgagctgctcattctgtttatcataatatgtccttagctgcattgtaatattttcattactggaagtATAGACAAAatctgtgtatgtagacgtgttgatggtctgtttattaaaaatgtaacattttattttatttctgaacaaaAGATGAATGGGGttcaaagaactgagtcactaaaatgattcaaacttcccatcactacttaTATTACCAGAGCACTGTAGATTTCTTAGACCTCATCAGAATATTGATGTTGACTCATTTTCTACACCGAGAGCTCAGACTAAACCttaacacacatactgtataagtttGCTTTTGTCTTAATTATCATTTCTAATGTAACTCCTTAGTTGAACAACGAATGCTATACTAAAAAAGGTTGTTAGAAATGTGTGTcattttttaatactgtagcgTTTTCCTTTTAAAGAGACATTTATTTTGCGAATtctagaaggagtctccagtgtcaggttTTTGTCACAGGTGGAGGTCTAGCTGTTCTTTTAGTTCTTCTGACACAGCGGAGGCTTTAGGGTTGAGGTAAGCTGGGGAGTTAACAGCTGTTCATAACTGTCATATAACgttaagtgataacaggaactaagtCGGTTAGCTGGtgttctgtaataataataaaaaaagctcaTGTTGGCAAATAAAACAGCTCATGGGCAAAACTCAGTATTGGGATTGATTAAAATGTTCTACATATaacacagaaaatgtgtgtagccaaagaagctacttctaaagtttatgcaacatgaaagTAACCAAACTTGCTTccataaaaatttcaagttgccaGCTTCAGCTGTTttagagagatgattttatatgtgtccCCCAAAACGGTCgtttttcagtgttatactgtatcGCTTCGAAcaagaataaattaaaatccATATTATTCATGTTTCTTTATTAagtattattactataattagTTTCTATAAgaatatgacctgtaaaaacttAAAAGCTTCATTTACAGCATTCCGTGCgaaattaaggattttttcccccctaatacAAATCTGTAATGTCTGTAACTGTGTCAAATTCatgaataatacactttttaaagtttaagttttacctgaatgacaattaagatcattgaaagatttcaataaaaaaatgttacggacactacacctaggtgagacactttttagcacagATACCATGTTTTGACTGTCAGCACATGCTGTTAagggaaaataatcaaatctGGAGTAGGAATATTAACTCATTTAATAGCACCAAGCCTGCCCGCTACTGATCAGTTCAAGGGTTAATATAACAGTCTAATAATAGAACAGAGAACAGCTTTTGCTGTTtcacactttaaaataaaagtctgaTTCAAATTAAGAATAAGAAAAGGAACATAAATACTGAACTGCAAGGGAAAGAAGAAGTATCAGACCAATAAACTGACAGTTAATCAGATAAGCAGCCATACCCATTTAACTGTATTACTGTGGAGTCACTGTCTTAACAGTAGCTTACtcagataaatgaatgaattcacTTATGGCAAACTCAGTTATGTAAAGAGCATTTTGAACATTACTTTAAGCGAGTCTCCTTTTAATTGGTTTACATATAACATATTGTTTTGTAGCATGCTCCTGATCAGAAGTAAGATTTCATGTACAAAACCtgaattaataaatgcaataaGTTTAAAGGCACAGGGACAGTACGTGGAACATGATTATGGACAGTTTTCTTCAGggtgtgtttttcctttttactcTGGATTTAGCACAAAGTCACCTCATCTCATCATAAGGTCAGTTAATCGCTCTGTGTACTGATCTGCTAAACACAGTAGTGAATACAAATACACCCATTAGTCACTATAacaggaacacctgtacacttGCTTATTATGTAGCACAATGCATACAGATACATGCATATACAGGACAAGAGCTTCACATTGAAGATCAGGATGAAGAAAAAATGTGAGCTTTGTGGCTTTAATCGAGTGATTTTTGTCGGTGCCAGATTGTCTGCTTTTAGTATTTAAGAAACTTGAAGCCCATCCTTTAAAAATAGCCAAACCAGCATGTCtggtatctgcatgattttatgatCACATACTGACTTAATAACTGCAGAtatacaggtgttcctaataaaatggACTGAGTGTAGCTGAACAGTACACTAGGAACAGATTTTCACATTTCCTGAGtgttgcaaaataaaaacaaaaaaaaagtattaattataatataattattataagtatTAAAGTGTTGTGACAGTGAAATGATCGGAAAGCacatttttatcaaaaaaagACGTCCCAAATAATAAAACCAGCCTAGAAGGAAGAACATTTCTCTATCAATATATTCATTATTAGTGTGTCGATGGACTGATACCTGCAGGCGCCACATTCGAAGGTGCCGTTGCCGTTATGGCAGAGGTCACTGTTCGGAATGCCTTTCCTTTGGCAATCGCAGTCACAGATAAAGCTCAGTTTAATCTCCACTTCCTCAGTGAAGCCCAGAGGTCTAATCTTTAGATTCTGAGGACTGCCTTGTTTGGGGCAGCCATTAACTGTGATGTTAATGCTGAAGGAGACCTGTCATTCAAAGAGATGAAAATGCAATGACATTAATTAACTTGAACCTTTTATTTAGGggcacacccactcacacactacgggcaattttggaacaatcagcctaatctgcatgtctttggactgtggaaggaaacctgacccagaggaaacccaccaagcacagggagaacatgcaaactccatgcacacagacccgctaccctgtaggtgcaaggcagtgctaaccattagGAAAGCAAACTTGgctttcttctttaaaaaaaatgcttttaaacagCAATCTAAGCTACTGGTTGAAGCTTTTCTATTCTTCAGCATCTTACCTCATCTCCAATGGAGATGTTGGAGCATTTACGTCCATCCTCTCCAACGCTCACTACTCCATTCTTACAGCGGGACTGATACGTGATGGTGACTCCTTCAGGCAGCTTGCTGTTCTCTAGAATCACCTCTGAAGACAAAGACtacgggagaaaaaaaaacatccctgaGTGCTCTACCGGTGAATAAAGAAACAATTCAGACTGAGTAAGCTGATACACTTACATTGTAGGCATCAATAATAAGGTTGATCACGTTGCTGGAGTTTGAAGACAATGTTCCCACTGCGGATTTTGGAATGAGGTTTTTCAATTCCTGTGgaagacaaaaaaatgtgttgagGAGTGAACCACAGGATGGAGACAGATATAAAACACTGCAGACTAAAACAGACTAAAAAAAGAGTTTGTATTATAAATGACGCGTTCTCGTTGCAGGCAGGAATTTGAAATGGTGATTCTGGAGCACAGCAAAAGCCAAACGTTTTGAGGTGGAAACTATTTTCAGAGTTACGGCTATCCAAAATACCAAGAGAGGTGAACTCATGCTGCTTAAGACCTTAGTGAGACTTTAGTTCCTTCTAGAGACATATATCTGATACACAAATTGGACAAGATTTTTTATCTTATCAACGATCAAAATTCGTCCAAATTGAAgcaaataaacataattaaattaaattacagcatTTGTCTAAATGCTGATAACATACTAAACTCCGAGTACTGTAGAAGTGTTGGAATTTGCTTTTCAGCCCCATGTTTTAATTCTAATGTATATAAAAGGTTTAGTATTTTTGATCATTGTATGCTTGATTTTTACTCCTGATGGGACTGACATTGGCTTATGTTGCGGTTAAATAAATCTCTTTTGTTATTGATTCCTACATGTTTACATCACATAACACATTAATACAACTCGTTAATTGAAGTTCTTTAATTTCTCCTATTGTGTCCTTGAAACCTTAATGTAAACCAATGTCCTACATagtatattttaatgaaaatctTGGTAAATtccataaataaaacacaagaaagaaagtcatgagaaaaagagaatgtaagcagagatcataagcgtGAGTTTATAATCTTCAAAAATATGGATTTTTCCCAAGCCTTTGATTTTGACTGAGAAACAGAGTGATAAGAgtaaaataaaccaacatatgcaacacacacacacacacacacacacacacacactgtatagttAATAAGCCTACTTTATAAACAGGCTGAAATTCCTCTGTGACAGCGAAAATGGTCTGGATGTTGTTTTCACTCAGTTTCTGCACCAGATGTGCTATTGAAGGGTAATCCTgtcaaacagataaataaaccagtaaataaagaaacaaatgctAAATTATCTAAATGTTAAATTCAATGAAATTGTGTTTATATGGCTCTTTGTATAATAGGctttgtcacaaagcagctttgcagaatccaaaaaaatgttgaaatgaGTTTAGAAAGTTTAAGAAAATATGcacacataatatatatattaaatacaattaaaacttattgctatatgttatactgtatatattatgatgatatattttttctctacagtgtgtatacatttttatcaccaagcatacaaaaaaagaaaatcccacAGAACATACATAATGGTGGCTCATGGTGTACATGTCGTTTTCTAGGTGACATTTGCCATCATTAGGGAGCACAATTCCACCCAGTTTTCCATCTCCAGCAAAATGGAAACCTGCATCTGTAGAAAACACCAGCAAACGAGTGACGTTCCTCCAACCAATGTGTTCCtgagaatgagagaaaaaagtgaaatgtaGTAAAACTGTGCATTACAAATGTAATGCTGTTCTTTCTTGAGAAAAAGCCATATGCCAACATGAAACTAGCCATATACAGTAGCTACCCAAACTAGCCATTTGACTAAGTGAAACTAGCTGCACGTCTAAACCAGAATTTGTACTAAATTTGTATTAAACACACCATATCTTCGAACTGGGACTGCAGAATCATCGAATGAGTgtcagctgaactttggaaaACATTTTTGCATGGAACAAGGCTAGTGGAATTTGACAATGATTACTTACTTTGTCCTTGTGCAGGAAAACATATAACGACCCAGATCTATTGTAAAATACTTCTATGAACCTTATTTACAATTTTAGAGAGACTTGAAAATAGTTCAAACTTTTTGTAGTTAAGGTTTCATTATTTTTGGTAGttgaataaacaacaaaaatgtggcacaaatatataattctaTTTCTTTTATAGATGTTTCTCACTTGAATCTATTGTAATagaacaaatgtaaataaaattttacctcATAGTGTTTACTCTTtagggaaaatatatatatacaatttttttttttttaatcaagacaGGAAAATGTTAAGCTTTACACACTCACCCCGCACACAGCGACTTGCATTATGGCATCGAACCCGCCTTCTGGAGAGTCCAGATTGCCGGAGATTTGCTGTTTACCCACCAGGTCGTTGAACCGACTACCATCGCTGGTGAGTTTCTGTACGTTCTTGTAGCTGAAGGGACTGGTGCAGTTCTGGTCCCCGGTGCAAGGGTTCAGAAGCTTGGCAGGGGTGGTGCTGATGTAGGGCATCACCGTCTTCTCTACAAATGAGCCAAAACCTGAAAGCAGATGCAAAAATACCAGATGAAACATTTAGCACTAGGAGACATGTACACTGTCAAGCAaacgtttttaaaataatgcacatttttacaacaaaaaaaaacaacatcattatttaatcagaagaatatattttttatttaatggtaAATTGGGGGTCATCTgtaacaaaacagacaaaaaacactttatgttCAAATAATTAGTTTGCCAGTACAGGCAATAAAAtatctgaaaaaatatatattttttctgcacTCATCAAAAGCTATACTCCTGATAGGTATCCTTTTTCCTTTGCACTGACGTCGCTTACTTTAACTTTAACGTGGGATTCGTTTTAAACTACAACATGGAATGTTACATGCCAAGCATGTAGTGGGATTAATACAGCGTGATTGTATAACCAGTGCGGTTATAAGAAACGGAAGCGCATCCATTTCATATCAATCAGCTAATCATATTAGTGGCCTGGACCTGACTGTCGGACAATAAATAGCACACTATAGTAGGTAAAGTCTTAACTTAGGCTGTTAAGTTTTGGACATTCATTTCgatttaataataaactgaCTCATTTAATGACTcatttaataaatcaaataattttattacattaaattttattaatcctAACACCTTTAATAACAAACAGTTTAAAGTGAAACACCCAGCATAAACACGCTTGCTCACAAACCGCACTCACAACGTTCATTAGCTAAAGTGCTTCTGCGTTTACTCACATGCATGCTGTCAGTAAATTATCTGCTAAACTGGTCACCAAAACAAATGGTCACTATAATTACTGCTTTCTTAAGTAACACAAGCCTACATCAGTTCTGTTATATACTTGCTGCATCACAGATCCAATGTTTTTAGATGCCTTTTTTATTACTAAAtcattccttttttaatttctaaggttgttttttttttttttgcagtaatttATAAGACAAACAGAAGCAAATGTGTTAAAGGTCGCTAGAGCCGCCTCTTTGCTTTCAGTTCTGGTGCTGCTCCAGCTTTGCTCTGAACTCTCCCCTGGTTACATTTCACATTATTTCCTTTATGTTCCTGTtagtctgttttgttttgttttgccatGTTGTCAAAGTGTTGCATGTGTCATACTAAAATGTTTTTCctcctatttattttttcttaatcaCCTAGGTTTCAATTGTCTCatcaaaaacaagaagaaaaaaaaaacctcaaaaacATACCAATTCTGAAGTCTGATGTGATCTTGGACATCTCTGACATCAGACTAGTTCCCAGGTTTTTGACATTTTCCAGATCATCCTTCATGGAGTAAGACAGGTCCATAAGATAGTACAGGTCAATGGGGTAGTCCTCTGCCCTTTTAAACTTTAGATTAATTGTTTGTGGTTCTCCTACACAAAGAGAAACATATTCGTATTCACCCACACCACAAACGCTCATCATTACTGTACTgaattatttgtatgtatgaGCTACAGAATTATAAATTTACATCATCAAATTGGATTAgagttaaaacacacacacacaccggatcTCAGGCTGAGGGCAAGTTTTTGAGGCTGTATCTGGGTGATCTCCTCAGGTTTGAGTTTCTTGCCTCCTATCTTACGGTTGGTCACAGGTTTGTCCTTGAGAATTTTCAGGCTCCCTTGAGGGTTTTCAATCATGGACACTGAACATCCTCTCTTCTTCAAGGACTCGAGCTCATCACAGCGTGCCGACGTGGGCTCGCCCTGCTTCAGAAAGTCCTGAAAGGCAAGAATCAAGTAAGCAAGCGTTAAACACATACAATCTACGAAAGGAATGAATCAAAGAATTATTTAgtcaattaatcaataaaaaaatcaattggtAATAATTGCTACATTTTATGCCTCAGAGACCGCCTCGAAATT
Coding sequences:
- the itgb1a gene encoding integrin beta-1a isoform X1 translates to MDLKLLFLSALLGVICYSSAQPEGNECIKANAESCGECIQVGAKCGWCTDTDFLKQGEPTSARCDELESLKKRGCSVSMIENPQGSLKILKDKPVTNRKIGGKKLKPEEITQIQPQKLALSLRSGEPQTINLKFKRAEDYPIDLYYLMDLSYSMKDDLENVKNLGTSLMSEMSKITSDFRIGFGSFVEKTVMPYISTTPAKLLNPCTGDQNCTSPFSYKNVQKLTSDGSRFNDLVGKQQISGNLDSPEGGFDAIMQVAVCGEHIGWRNVTRLLVFSTDAGFHFAGDGKLGGIVLPNDGKCHLENDMYTMSHHYDYPSIAHLVQKLSENNIQTIFAVTEEFQPVYKELKNLIPKSAVGTLSSNSSNVINLIIDAYNSLSSEVILENSKLPEGVTITYQSRCKNGVVSVGEDGRKCSNISIGDEVSFSINITVNGCPKQGSPQNLKIRPLGFTEEVEIKLSFICDCDCQRKGIPNSDLCHNGNGTFECGACRCNKDRIGRECECWKDEVSSEDLEKTCRKDNGTDLCSNNGECVCGKCECKKRDNPEEYYSGEYCECDNFNCDRSNNKLCGGHGRCECRVCICDANYTGSACDCSLDTSTCLASNNQICNGRGTCECGTCRCTDPKFQGPTCEICPTCPGVCTEHKACVQCRAFGTGEKKDTCEKDCSYFKLIKVKDREELPQPVQAFPLMHCKERDANDCWFYYTYSVTNQTEVHVVETLECPAGPDIIPIVAGVVAGIVLIGLALLLIWKLLMIIHDRREFAKFEKEKINAKWDMQENPIYKSPVNKFQNPNYGHKTAAL
- the itgb1a gene encoding integrin beta-1a isoform X2; translated protein: MDLKLLFLSALLGVICYSSAQPEGNECIKANAESCGECIQVGAKCGWCTDTDFLKQGEPTSARCDELESLKKRGCSVSMIENPQGSLKILKDKPVTNRKIGGKKLKPEEITQIQPQKLALSLRSGEPQTINLKFKRAEDYPIDLYYLMDLSYSMKDDLENVKNLGTSLMSEMSKITSDFRIGFGSFVEKTVMPYISTTPAKLLNPCTGDQNCTSPFSYKNVQKLTSDGSRFNDLVGKQQISGNLDSPEGGFDAIMQVAVCGEHIGWRNVTRLLVFSTDAGFHFAGDGKLGGIVLPNDGKCHLENDMYTMSHHYDYPSIAHLVQKLSENNIQTIFAVTEEFQPVYKELKNLIPKSAVGTLSSNSSNVINLIIDAYNSLSSEVILENSKLPEGVTITYQSRCKNGVVSVGEDGRKCSNISIGDEVSFSINITVNGCPKQGSPQNLKIRPLGFTEEVEIKLSFICDCDCQRKGIPNSDLCHNGNGTFECGACRCNKDRIGRECECWKDEVSSEDLEKTCRKDNGTDLCSNNGECVCGKCECKKRDNPEEYYSGEYCECDNFNCDRSNNKLCGGHGRCECRVCICDANYTGSACDCSLDTSTCLASNNQICNGRGTCECGTCRCTDPKFQGPTCEICPTCPGVCTEHKACVQCRAFGTGEKKDTCEKDCSYFKLIKVKDREELPQPVQAFPLMHCKERDANDCWFYYTYSVTNQTEVHVVETLECPAGPDIIPIVAGVVAGIVLIGLALLLIWKLLMIIHDRREFAKFEKEKINAKWDMGENPIYKSAVTTVINPKYEGK